The genomic window CATTGGGCACGATGCCGAAATCCACCTTGCCCAGTTCGATGGCTTCGCCGCCTTCCTTGCTCAGGCCGTCGCGCACCACCAGGTCGATGCCGGCGAACTTCTCCTGCACGCGCTGGATGATCGCCGGCAGCAGCAGGGCAGAGGTGGTCACCGGGATCGCCACCGACACCCGCCCGCGTGGGTCGCCACGGCTGGACACCAGTTCGTCCTTCACCGAATCGATCTTCTGCACCACCGAACGGGCCACCTCGTACAGGCGCCGGCCGGCGTCGGTGAGGTCGATGCCGTCGTGCTGGCGCAGCAGCAATTGCACTTCCAGTTCGCTCTCCAGCATGCCGATCTGCCGGCTCAGCGCCGGCTGGGCGATATAGGCCTTGCGGGCAGCGGCGGAGAAGCTGCCGGCCTCGGCGATGGCGATCAGGTAACGCAACTGCTTGAGGGTCATCGTCGTGCCTTGTCCGGCCATGCCGGATTGTTATGGGGCCCATCTGAAGACGATATTTGTTCGTCGGCAGAGGGCTATTTAGTATCGAGCCATCCCCGTAAATCAAGGGTCGGTAACGATAAGCCAACAATCTGCAAAGTGTTCTGAAAGTTCATCCGAAGAATAATTCTTCGAATCAAAATATCCAGCTAATTCAATAGCCTGTGCTCGATAGCTCATGTTGCCTCATGTGCTTTCGAGGTGGGTCTTGTATTGCCTGAAGATCGCTCGAAAAGAATAAAGAGGATAAGAGTGATGACGCCGAAAGTTCGCATCATGGTGCGAGGCTCATGGCTATTGGTCGCAACTTGCACCTGCCATTCTGCCTGGGGTTACAACTTCGAAATCGGAGAAGTCCAGGGCCAGCTCGACTCCGCGCTGTCGCTGGGCGCCAGCCTGTCCACCCACAACCCGGAGCAGCGCCTGATGCGCAGCGCGTCCGGCGATGACGGCCGTCGCAACTACCGCGCCGGCGACGTGTTCTCGAAGATCTTCAAGGGCCGCCACGACCTGGAACTGAAGTACAACGACAGCGGCGTGTTCCTGCGCGGCAGCTACTGGTACGACTACGCCCTGCGCGACGAGGGCCAGCGCTTCAAGGACGTGGAGGACGCCGGCCGCAGCAACGCCAACAAGTCCGCCGGCTTCGAACTGCTGGACGCCTTCGTCTACCACAACTTCCAGATCGCCGATGAGCCGGGCTCGGTGCGCCTGGGCAAGCAGGTGGTGAACTGGGGCGAGAGCACCTTCATCCAGGGCGGCCTGAACGTGGTCAACCCGACCAACCTGTCGGCCATCCGCCGGCCGGGTTCGGAGGTGAAGGACGCGCTGGTGCCGGTGAACCTGTTCTACGTCACCCAGAACCTCAGCGAGAACCTCTCGGCGGACTTCTTCTACCAGCTGGACTGGGAACAGACCAACCTGGACAACTGCGGGACCTTCTTCTCCGGCAACGACTACATCCCCGAAGGCTGCTCGGGCCTGGACGTGGGCCGCAACCTGCGGGGCAACGCCGCCGCCGTGCGCGCGCTGTCGCCCTTCGGCGTGGACCTGACCAGCGAGGGCATCCGCCTGCAGCGCGGCGCTGACCAGGACGCCCGCAACAGCGGCCAGTGGGGCCTGTCGCTGCACTGGTTCGTGCCAAGCCTGGACACCGAGTTCGGCGCCTACGCCGCCAACTACCACAGCCGGCTGCCCTACACCGGCTCGGTCAGCAGCCCCTACCTGACCAACACCAGCTTCGTGCCACAACTGTGCGGCAACCTCGGGCTGTCCGGCGCGGCGTGCAATGGCCTGATGAACAGCAGCGCCGGCAAGACGCTGACCGACGCGCTGCGCATGGGCACCTCCAGCTACTTCGTCGAGTACCCCGAGGACATCCGCCTGTACGGCCTGACCTTCGCCACCACGCTGTCCAGCGGTACCGCGCTGCAGGGCGAGATCAGCTACCGGCCGAACCTGCCGCTGCAGTTCAACGGCCCGGACCTGATCCAGTCCGGCCTGGGCGATCCGTCACGCACCCCGCTGTATGACGCCGGCGTGGTGGCCTATGCCGACAGCCACGCCACCGATGGCTACCGCCGCAAGGAAGTGACCCAGGCGCAGATGACCGCCACCCAGACCGTCAGCCAGGTCATGGGCGCCGACCAGCTGGTGCTGGTGGGCGAGGTGGGCGCCACCTTCGTTGGCGGCCTGGAGGGCAACGGCGGCCCACGCTACGGGCGCAACAGCACGTTCGGGTCCGGCGAGCTGGCCAACAACGCGGTGTGCATCGCCAACTCGGCGACGCCGGAGAACTGCAACAACGACGGCTTCGTCACGTCCTTCTCCTGGGGCTACCGCGCCCGGGCGATCTGGAGCTACGCCAACGCCATCGCCGGCATCGACCTCAAGCCCGGCCTCTCCTGGTCCCACGACGTGAAGGGCTACGCCCCGGCGGAGGTCTCGGGCTTCAACGAGGGTTCCAAGGCGGTCGGCGTTTCGCTGGATGCGGACTTCAACAGCACCTACACCGCCGGCATTTCCTACACCAACTACTTCGATGGCGACTACGGCACCCGCGGCGACCGCGATTTCGTCTCGCTGTCGGTCGGCATCAACTTCTGACGGAGCCTGCCCCTTGAAACGCATCTACTGCCTGTTCTCCGCCATCCTCCTGGCCCACGGCGCGCATGCCGCCGTATCGGCCGGGGAGGCCGCCACGCTGCAAGACAGCCTGACTCCCCTGGGCGCCGAGCGCGCTGCCAGCGCCGACGGCAAGGTGCCCGCCTGGCAGGGCGGGCTGTCCGGCGACGGCCTGAAGATCCAGGGCAACGGCACGCCGGCCGACCCCTACGCCAGCGAGCAGCCGCTGTTCACCATCGATTCGAGCAACTACCAGCAGTACCAGGCCAACCTCACCGCCGGGCAGATCGCACTGCTCAAGCGCTACCCCGGCCAGTACAAGCTGCCGGTCTACCCCAGCCACCGCAGCGTCGGCGTCTCGGCGCAGGTGAAGGCGTGGGTGGCGCAGAACGCCACGGGCGCGAAGTTGGTCAACGATGGCAACGGCATCGAGGGCTTCCACGGCGCGGTGGCCTTCCCGATTCCGCACAACGGCCTGGAAGCCATCTGGAACCACATCACCCGCTATCGCGGCGGCAGCCTGCTGTCGATCAACGACAGCGCGGCACCCCAGGCCGGCGGCGACTACGTGATCACCACCACCGAGCAGCGTTTCACCATGGCCGACCAGGTGAGCAACTACGAGCCGGGCAAGGTGGACAACATGCTGTTCTACTACAGCCACCGCATTACCGCGCCGTCGCGCCAGGTGGGCGAGGTGGTGCTGGTGCACGAGACGCTGGACCAGGTGAAGCAGCCGCGCCTGTCCTGGGTTTACAGCTCCGGCCAGCGCCGCGTGCGCCGCGCCCCGGACAACGCCTACGACGCCGCCGGGCCGACCACCGCCGGCCTGCGCACCGCCGACAGCCGCGACATGTACAACGGCGCGCCCGACCGCTACGACTGGAAGCTGATCGGCAAGAAGGAGCTGTACATCCCCTACAACAGCTACCGCCTGGCCTCGCCGAGCCTCAAGTACGCGGACTTCCTCAAGCCCGGCGTGATCGACGCCGCGCCGACCCGCTACGAGCTGCACCGCGTGTGGGAAGTGGAAGCGACGCTCAAGCCCGGCGCGCGGCACATCTACTCCAAGCGTCGCTTCTACCTCGACGAGGACAGCTGGACGGTGGTGGAGAACGACCAGTACGACAGCCGCGGCGAGCTCTGGCGGGTCGGCGAGAACCACACCTTCTACCGCCCGGACGCCCAGGTGCTGCTGTCCGCCGCCCAGGTGTTCTATGACCTGCAGGCCGGCCGCTACATCGCCTCGAACATGAGCAACGAGCAGCCGCGCGGCTACGACTTCGGCTTCCGCGCCACCACCTCGGACTACTCGCCCGGCGCCCTGCGCGGGCTGGGCATCCGCTGATGGGCGCGCGCCGATGAGCAGCGGCCGCAGCCGCCTGGCTGAGCGCCTGCTGGGCGGCGGCCAGGAGCCGGACCCGCGCTTCACCCTGGCCAACGAGCGCACCTTCCTGGCCTGGATTCGCACCGCCATGGCGTTGCTGGCCGGTGCCATCGCCGTGGATGCCTTTGCCGAGCCGGCGCTGCTACCCGCGGCGCGGACCTTTCTTGCCGTGGTGCTGGCTGGCCTCGGTCTGCTCACCGCGGGCGCGGCCGGCTGCCGCTGGCTGACCGTGGAGCGCGCGCTGCGCCATGGCCGGCCGCTGCCGGTGCCGCTGCTGGTGCCGGTGCTGGCGCTGGCCTGCGTGGTGCTGGCCGCCGGGCTGATCGGCTATCCGCGATGAGCCGCCGACCATGAGCGATGGCGGCTTGCAGGCCGAGCGCACCACCCTGGCCTGGACCCGAACCCTGCTGGTGCTGCTGGTGCTGGCGGCGCTGGTGCTGCGGCGGATCGGCGAGCTGTCGGCCCTGGCTCTGGTCCCCGCGGCGCTGCTGGTGGGGTGCGCGCTGGTCTGCCTGGTCGGGCAGGGTGGCCATTATCGCCGCAGCTGCCGCGCCCTGGCCGGCTCCAGCCGGGGCGGCAACGGTCGCGCGGTGGCCTGCCTGTGCCTGGCGCTGATGCTCACGGCGGGCCTGCTGCTCGGCCTGGTCCTGTGGCGCGACGCGGGTTGACCATGCACGACCTGTACGACCTCGATCTCAACCTGCTGCTGGTGTTCGACGCCATCTACCAGCAGCGCAGCATCACCCGTGCGGCGCGGCTGCTGGGCCTGAGCCAGCCGGCGGTGAGCAATGCCCTGAGCCGCCTGCGCAGGCACTGCGGCGATCCGCTGTTCATCAAGAGCCACCTGGGCGTGACGCCCACCGCGGCCGCGCATCGCCTGGCCGACCATGTGCGCCTGGCCTTCGAGAGCCTGCGCGAGGGCTGGCGCCAGGTGCCGGGGCGCGAGCCGGCCAGGGCCGAGCTGCGGGTCAGCTGCATCGACTGCCTGCAACCGCTGTTCCTCGACACGGCGCTGGCGCGCCTGGGTGAGGACTGGCGGGTGAGCTTCTACCAGCCGCAGCGCCGCGTCGCCTTCGACGAACTGCGCGGCGGCCAGCTGGATATTCTGCTGGATATCGAGCAGGTGGTGCCGTTCGGCTATGGCATCGAGCGCATGGCGGTCCCGGTTGACCGCTACGTCTTCGCCCACGGCGCGGCGCTGGCGCAGCCACCGGACACCCTGGCCGACTACCTGCGCCAGCCGCAGATCCAGGTTTCGGCGCGGCGCGGCGGCCTCTGCCCGGTGGACCTGCAGCTGGGCCTGCGCGGGTTGCGCCGGAACATCGCCTGCCGCGTGCAGAGTGCGCTGGCCGCGCGGCTGATGCTGGACCACCATCCGCTCGGGCTGACCGTGCCCGCGCGCATGGCCAGCCTGCTGGGCCTGAGCAGCCGGCCGTTGCCGCTGGAGGAAGAGGTGCCGTTCGCCGCGGCCATCTACATCGCGCCGGGGCTGGGCGATGCCGGCAGGGTTGCCGGCCTGGCCCGCGCCCTGGCGGCGCGGCTGGCGACGCTGGACGCGCCGGCCTAGCCGATATCGCTGCTGACCACGCGGTTGCGGCCGTTCTGCTTGGCGCTGTAGAGGCGTTTGTCGGCGAGCTTGAGCACCGCCTCGGGGGTCACCGCCTGCGGCCCCACCTCGGCGACGCCGATGGACAGGGTCAACAGGCCCACCTGCGGAATCGGGGTCGTCTCCAGCGTGGCGCGGATGCGCTCGGCGATGGCCGTGGCGGTGTCCAGCGAGGTCTGCGGCAGCAGCAGGACGAATTCCTCGCCACCGGCGCGGCAGGCCAGGTCGCCGGCGCGGGAGGAGTCGCGCAGCACCGCGGCGATCCTGCGCAGGGCCTCGTCGCCGGCGTCGTGGCCCCAGGTGTCGTTGACCCGCTTGAAGTGGTCGATGTCCGCGGCCAGCACCGAATAGGTCACGCCGGATTGCTCCAGCGCCTCCAGCGCCACCCCCAGCGCACGGCGGTTGGCCAGGCCGGTCAGCGCGTCGCTCTGCGCCTCCAGGCTCAGTTGGCCGAGCTTCTGCTGCATCAGGCCGACGCCGGTGAGCAACGCCTTGCGGATCGCCGCCGCCTCGCGGTACCAGGTGTTGATGTCCTGCAGCTCGCGCGGGGTTTCCGGGTCCGACAGCTGCTCGGCGCTCTGCGCCAGTTGCCGCAGCGGGCGGGTGATCAGCAGGGTGCCGGCCCAGATCGCCAGCACACCGAGCAGGCTGGCCGGGATCAGGCCGAGGAACATGTCCTTCATCAGCAGGTGCAGCGGCGACAGGCTGAGGTCGCGCGGCTGCTGGGCGACCACCGCCCAGTTGGCGTCGGGCACCGGGGCGAAGCCGGCGAGCATCGGCACGCCCTGGTAGTTGGTCACTTCCAGGGCGCCGCTCTCGCCGCGCAGGGCGGCTTCGATCGTGGTGCTGTGCTTGACGATCTCGCCGACCCGCTGGCGATCGGGGTGGTGCAGCAGCCGGCGGTTGGCGTCGGCGACGAAGGCGAAGGTGCCTTCCTGCTGGAAGTGGCTGCCGATGATGCTGTGCAGCACGCTGGGCTTGAGGATGTACACCGAGCCGCCGACCAGGCCCAGGTATTCGCCGCTGGGGCTGGTGATCGGCTGTGAAATCAGCACCACCAGGTTGCCGGCGATGGATTCGTAGGCCTGGCTGATGGTCGGTTGCTTGCGGCGCAGGGCATCCTGCACGGCTTCCGAGCGCAGCGTGGTGCCGACGATCTGCAGCGAGTCGGGGTAGGCCTGCAGCACCTTGCCACTGGCGTCGGCAACGATGATGGAGTTGAAGAAGGTGTCCTGCGCCTGCAGGCGCATCGCCTCGGCGTGCAGCACGGGCGCTTCGTGGAAATGGTTGGCGAGTATCCCGGCGCTGTAGGCCAGGTTGCGCCGCGCCGAGCCGAGGAATTCATGGATGCTTTGCGCCACCTTGGCGGCATAGGCGCGATTGGCTTCCAGGGTGGAGTGGATCAGTGCGCTGCGTTGCACGTTGTAGGCGACCACCAGGCTGTTGCCCAGGGTCGCCAGCGCGGCGAGCAGCACGAAGACCAGTATCAGCATCCGCAGGGTCAGCGGTTTGCGGCTCCAGCGCTTCATGGGCCGGCCTGTGGGGTGGGGCGTGTTCGCGGTGTCGGGGTCTGAGCCATGTAAGCGCCGGCGCTGGTGAAAGACGTGCAGCCTACCCGCCAATGCGTGACGGGGCGAGGTTGAGGATAGGCAGGCTTGCGGCGATCGTCACATCGACGGGACGAAACCGCCGTCGTTCCCGCCGGCGCTGTTCCTCCCCGGGCTGCTGCAGAGCGCGTTTGCCGGCCGGCAGTGCGCCCGCACACAGGGCGAGGGGCCAACCTGCAGGAGCGAGCTTGCTCGCGAACGAGGCTGCCGGACGCTCCGATGCCGGGCGGTTCGCGAGCAAGCTCGCTCCTACGAAAAGCCTCCGCGCACGGCATGCATGTAATCGCCCACAAAAAAGCCCCGCACCAGGCGGGGCTTCTCGTGTGTCGCTCGGGCGATCAGTTGCCGGCGGCGGCTGCCATTTCCGACACGCTCTCGCCGCGGTGGGCGCTGAACTGCGGAGCCAGGGAGCCGACGATCATGCCGATGGCGCTGCAGATCAGGCCGACCAGCTGCGGCGGCCAGAAATCGCCTTCCTGGTAGCCCAGCTCCAGCGACACCCAGCCGATCAGGCCGCAGGCGATGGCGGTCAGGGCGCCCTGGGTGGTGGCGCGCTTCCAGAACAGGCCGAAGAACAGCGGCACCACGGCGGCAACCAGGGTCACCTTGTAGGCGTTGCCGACCATCTCGTAGATGCTGGCGTTGGAGAACAGCGCGAACACGCAGGTGGCGACGGTCATCGCCAGCACGCTGCAACGCATGGCCAGCAGGGCCTGGCGGTCGTTCATGTTGGGCAGGAAGTGCTTGACGATGTTCTCGGTCAGGGTCACCGACGGGGCCAGCAGGGCGCCCGAGGCGGAGGACATGATGGCCGAGAGCAGGGCGCCGAAGAACATGATCTGGGCGAACAGCGGGGTGCGTTCCAGGATCAGGTGCGGCAGGATCTGCTGGGAGTCCTCGGCCAGCCAGTGCTTGACCATCTCCGGCTCGATCATCGAGGCGGCGTAGATCAGGAAGATCGGCAGCATGCAGAAGACCAGGTAGCAGCAGGCACCGGTCATGGTGGCGCGCTGGGCGATCTTCTCGGTCTTGGCCGACATCACGCGGGCATACACGTCCTGCTGCGGGATGGAGCCGAACATCATGGTCACCGCGGCGCCGATGAAGGCGACGATGTCCTTGGCCGAAGTGCCGTGCAGGAAGGTGAACTTGCCTTCGCTGGCGGCGTGGCTGATCACGTTGACCGGGCCGCCGGCCATGTCGCCGATCAGCCAGACCAGGTAGAACAGGCCGCAGACGATGATGATCATCTGCAGGAAGTCGGTCAGCGCCACGGACCACATGCCGCCGAACAGGGTGTGCAGCAGGACGATGATGGTGCCGATGATCATGCCCTGGGTGGTGGTCAGGCCACCGTCGGAGAGCACGCTGAAGACCACGCCCAGCGCGGTGATCTGCGCGGCGACCCAGCCCATGTAGGAAATGATGATCACCAGGCTGGTGAAGATTTCCACGTGCTGGCCGAAGCGCTTGCGGAAGAAGTCACCGATGGTGAGCAGGTTGAGGCGGTACAGCGGGCGGGCGAAGACAACGCCGACCAGCATCAGGCAGCCGAAGGAGCCGAAGGGGTCTTCGATGATCCCGGCGAAGCCTTCTTCGAGGAAGGTGGCGGGAATGCCCAGCACGGCTTCGGAGCCGAACCAGGTGGCGAACACCATGGTCACGACGAGGGGGAAGGACATGCTCCGGCCGGCGGCGGCATAGTCCGAGGAGTTGTGCACGCGGGTGGTGGCGTAGAAACCGACAGCTACGGTGATCACCAGATACACCGCTACAAACCAGATCAGCATTTGTTCGTTCCGTTGGCTCGCCGGGAACCGCACCCTCGAGACGAAACTCGGGCAGGTGGGCCACGACTGACAAAGTTGTTTTTGTTGGGTTGCGCGGCCAAGGTCGTCCGGTGCACCAGGCAGGGGAGCCGGAAAAACGTAACCAGTTGCGACAACGGGCCGCAGTCTGCCAAATCCGTCAAATATGTCAAACACTTGAATCGCTCATGAGCGAAAAAAATTACATCTCAAGACGAATGGAGTAGGTAAAAGACTGATTTGATTGGTTGCTAACGAATCTGACTGACTGGTTAGTCGTTTATTTTTTACAGCCTCTGTTCGATAAGCAGAACGCTTGTCAAGCCGCTAGGCTCTTGGCTTCGGCCCCATTCAAGGAACTGCATGTTCGAGCACATTCCACTGGCGCAACTGCTGGCCAGCTACGGCTATCCGGTGCTGTTCGTCGGCTGCCTGCTGGAGGGCGAATCGATGCTCCTGCTGGCGGGTATCGCCGCCCACCAGGGGCTGCTGGGCTTCGTCCCGGTGGTGTTCTGGGCCACCGTGGCCGGCACCCTGGGCGACCAGCTACTGTTCTGGAGCGGGCGGCGCGCCGGCGCGCGGGCGGTGCCCTGGCTGCAACGGCGCGGGTTGGCTGTCGAGCGGGTCACCGGGTTGATCGAGCGCTATCCGCACCTGTCGATCTTCGCCGTGCGCTTTCTCTATGGCATGCGCCTGGCGGGGCCGCTGCTGATCGGCGCCAGCCGGGTAGGGCCGCT from Pseudomonas sp. GCEP-101 includes these protein-coding regions:
- a CDS encoding LysR family transcriptional regulator: MHDLYDLDLNLLLVFDAIYQQRSITRAARLLGLSQPAVSNALSRLRRHCGDPLFIKSHLGVTPTAAAHRLADHVRLAFESLREGWRQVPGREPARAELRVSCIDCLQPLFLDTALARLGEDWRVSFYQPQRRVAFDELRGGQLDILLDIEQVVPFGYGIERMAVPVDRYVFAHGAALAQPPDTLADYLRQPQIQVSARRGGLCPVDLQLGLRGLRRNIACRVQSALAARLMLDHHPLGLTVPARMASLLGLSSRPLPLEEEVPFAAAIYIAPGLGDAGRVAGLARALAARLATLDAPA
- a CDS encoding sodium:solute symporter family protein, with amino-acid sequence MLIWFVAVYLVITVAVGFYATTRVHNSSDYAAAGRSMSFPLVVTMVFATWFGSEAVLGIPATFLEEGFAGIIEDPFGSFGCLMLVGVVFARPLYRLNLLTIGDFFRKRFGQHVEIFTSLVIIISYMGWVAAQITALGVVFSVLSDGGLTTTQGMIIGTIIVLLHTLFGGMWSVALTDFLQMIIIVCGLFYLVWLIGDMAGGPVNVISHAASEGKFTFLHGTSAKDIVAFIGAAVTMMFGSIPQQDVYARVMSAKTEKIAQRATMTGACCYLVFCMLPIFLIYAASMIEPEMVKHWLAEDSQQILPHLILERTPLFAQIMFFGALLSAIMSSASGALLAPSVTLTENIVKHFLPNMNDRQALLAMRCSVLAMTVATCVFALFSNASIYEMVGNAYKVTLVAAVVPLFFGLFWKRATTQGALTAIACGLIGWVSLELGYQEGDFWPPQLVGLICSAIGMIVGSLAPQFSAHRGESVSEMAAAAGN
- a CDS encoding YidH family protein; translation: MSSGRSRLAERLLGGGQEPDPRFTLANERTFLAWIRTAMALLAGAIAVDAFAEPALLPAARTFLAVVLAGLGLLTAGAAGCRWLTVERALRHGRPLPVPLLVPVLALACVVLAAGLIGYPR
- a CDS encoding DedA family protein, which encodes MFEHIPLAQLLASYGYPVLFVGCLLEGESMLLLAGIAAHQGLLGFVPVVFWATVAGTLGDQLLFWSGRRAGARAVPWLQRRGLAVERVTGLIERYPHLSIFAVRFLYGMRLAGPLLIGASRVGPLRFLLTNLLGAFCWALLFASAGYWAGQLLEQWLGNLRPYRLPVFVTVLLLSAGLAVWRYARHRRKRKAGTSPNGSPSP
- a CDS encoding DUF1329 domain-containing protein — protein: MKRIYCLFSAILLAHGAHAAVSAGEAATLQDSLTPLGAERAASADGKVPAWQGGLSGDGLKIQGNGTPADPYASEQPLFTIDSSNYQQYQANLTAGQIALLKRYPGQYKLPVYPSHRSVGVSAQVKAWVAQNATGAKLVNDGNGIEGFHGAVAFPIPHNGLEAIWNHITRYRGGSLLSINDSAAPQAGGDYVITTTEQRFTMADQVSNYEPGKVDNMLFYYSHRITAPSRQVGEVVLVHETLDQVKQPRLSWVYSSGQRRVRRAPDNAYDAAGPTTAGLRTADSRDMYNGAPDRYDWKLIGKKELYIPYNSYRLASPSLKYADFLKPGVIDAAPTRYELHRVWEVEATLKPGARHIYSKRRFYLDEDSWTVVENDQYDSRGELWRVGENHTFYRPDAQVLLSAAQVFYDLQAGRYIASNMSNEQPRGYDFGFRATTSDYSPGALRGLGIR
- a CDS encoding DUF202 domain-containing protein; amino-acid sequence: MSDGGLQAERTTLAWTRTLLVLLVLAALVLRRIGELSALALVPAALLVGCALVCLVGQGGHYRRSCRALAGSSRGGNGRAVACLCLALMLTAGLLLGLVLWRDAG
- a CDS encoding DUF1302 domain-containing protein encodes the protein MVRGSWLLVATCTCHSAWGYNFEIGEVQGQLDSALSLGASLSTHNPEQRLMRSASGDDGRRNYRAGDVFSKIFKGRHDLELKYNDSGVFLRGSYWYDYALRDEGQRFKDVEDAGRSNANKSAGFELLDAFVYHNFQIADEPGSVRLGKQVVNWGESTFIQGGLNVVNPTNLSAIRRPGSEVKDALVPVNLFYVTQNLSENLSADFFYQLDWEQTNLDNCGTFFSGNDYIPEGCSGLDVGRNLRGNAAAVRALSPFGVDLTSEGIRLQRGADQDARNSGQWGLSLHWFVPSLDTEFGAYAANYHSRLPYTGSVSSPYLTNTSFVPQLCGNLGLSGAACNGLMNSSAGKTLTDALRMGTSSYFVEYPEDIRLYGLTFATTLSSGTALQGEISYRPNLPLQFNGPDLIQSGLGDPSRTPLYDAGVVAYADSHATDGYRRKEVTQAQMTATQTVSQVMGADQLVLVGEVGATFVGGLEGNGGPRYGRNSTFGSGELANNAVCIANSATPENCNNDGFVTSFSWGYRARAIWSYANAIAGIDLKPGLSWSHDVKGYAPAEVSGFNEGSKAVGVSLDADFNSTYTAGISYTNYFDGDYGTRGDRDFVSLSVGINF
- a CDS encoding sensor domain-containing diguanylate cyclase, which codes for MKRWSRKPLTLRMLILVFVLLAALATLGNSLVVAYNVQRSALIHSTLEANRAYAAKVAQSIHEFLGSARRNLAYSAGILANHFHEAPVLHAEAMRLQAQDTFFNSIIVADASGKVLQAYPDSLQIVGTTLRSEAVQDALRRKQPTISQAYESIAGNLVVLISQPITSPSGEYLGLVGGSVYILKPSVLHSIIGSHFQQEGTFAFVADANRRLLHHPDRQRVGEIVKHSTTIEAALRGESGALEVTNYQGVPMLAGFAPVPDANWAVVAQQPRDLSLSPLHLLMKDMFLGLIPASLLGVLAIWAGTLLITRPLRQLAQSAEQLSDPETPRELQDINTWYREAAAIRKALLTGVGLMQQKLGQLSLEAQSDALTGLANRRALGVALEALEQSGVTYSVLAADIDHFKRVNDTWGHDAGDEALRRIAAVLRDSSRAGDLACRAGGEEFVLLLPQTSLDTATAIAERIRATLETTPIPQVGLLTLSIGVAEVGPQAVTPEAVLKLADKRLYSAKQNGRNRVVSSDIG